The following are from one region of the Moritella sp. 24 genome:
- the ampE gene encoding regulatory signaling modulator protein AmpE has translation MALISLLLALLIERVVHLSAKLQLDNVLQRYLYPLLPSFINQGLLGTLMIIALPTALMYSLLDAISGLYYGVFTVCAWLMLLLMSFGGSDYRRDYRQYLKALSRNDLDAKGMYAGCLDVNSDRFCSTLLTEAVAQQLVWINYRFYFAVIFYFVLAGPVGLTMYVVARSYHKYVIQHHSKQLNRSGIHRVMRVVDWLPARLTMFGYALVAEEQAALPQSLRSWRDVSTPEFDLLGKVVYLASKANVKTDKCYDYTCYLVQLAKRNIILFVTVISLLTINGTII, from the coding sequence ATGGCATTAATCTCTTTACTGCTCGCATTACTTATTGAACGTGTTGTTCACCTTAGCGCTAAATTACAATTAGATAATGTCTTGCAGCGTTATCTTTATCCTTTACTGCCCTCTTTTATCAACCAAGGCTTACTTGGTACCCTGATGATTATTGCTTTACCTACCGCACTTATGTATAGCTTGTTAGATGCCATCTCAGGTTTGTATTATGGTGTTTTTACAGTGTGCGCTTGGTTAATGCTGCTGTTAATGAGTTTTGGTGGTAGTGACTATCGTCGCGATTATCGTCAATATCTAAAAGCATTAAGTCGTAATGATTTGGATGCTAAAGGCATGTACGCGGGTTGTTTAGATGTAAATAGCGACCGTTTTTGTTCCACATTACTTACCGAAGCGGTAGCGCAGCAACTTGTGTGGATTAATTACCGCTTTTATTTTGCTGTTATTTTTTATTTTGTTCTCGCGGGACCTGTTGGATTAACGATGTACGTGGTGGCGCGTAGTTACCATAAATACGTGATTCAACATCACAGCAAGCAATTAAATCGCAGTGGTATCCATCGCGTTATGCGCGTGGTTGATTGGTTACCTGCACGATTAACGATGTTTGGTTATGCTCTGGTAGCTGAAGAACAAGCGGCCTTACCACAAAGCTTACGTAGCTGGCGAGATGTATCCACACCTGAGTTTGATTTGTTAGGAAAAGTGGTATATCTCGCGAGTAAAGCAAATGTAAAAACAGATAAATGCTATGACTACACGTGTTATTTGGTACAACTTGCAAAGCGTAATATTATTTTATTTGTCACCGTAATTTCCCTCCTTACTATTAACGGTACTATTATTTAG
- the ampD gene encoding 1,6-anhydro-N-acetylmuramyl-L-alanine amidase AmpD, whose amino-acid sequence MANRQPRSDLLADATFLSSPHFDERPAEIDIDLLVIHCISLPPEQYGSDYVEDFFLGKLDCSLHPYFQKLVSVRVSAHVYIKRDGQLIQFVPLDKRAWHAGLSEFAGKSRCNDFSIGIELEGDVNHPYTSAQYQRLAAVTAEIQQGYPLITQDRITGHSDIAPVRKDDPGPHFDWQHYFACLDLKDN is encoded by the coding sequence GTGGCAAATAGACAACCAAGGTCCGATTTATTGGCAGATGCGACGTTTTTGTCATCACCACATTTTGATGAACGTCCAGCAGAGATTGATATCGATTTACTGGTTATTCATTGTATTAGCTTGCCACCTGAACAGTACGGTAGTGATTATGTAGAAGATTTTTTTCTAGGTAAACTTGATTGCAGCTTGCACCCATATTTTCAGAAGTTAGTATCAGTGCGAGTATCTGCGCATGTATATATTAAGCGTGATGGTCAATTAATTCAGTTTGTCCCTCTGGATAAACGAGCCTGGCATGCTGGGTTGTCGGAGTTTGCAGGAAAATCCCGTTGTAATGATTTCTCTATTGGTATTGAGCTTGAAGGGGATGTCAATCACCCATATACATCCGCACAGTATCAGCGCTTAGCGGCAGTGACTGCGGAAATTCAGCAAGGTTACCCTTTAATAACGCAAGATCGTATTACGGGTCACAGTGATATTGCTCCTGTGCGTAAAGATGATCCCGGCCCTCATTTTGACTGGCAACATTATTTTGCATGTTTAGATTTGAAGGATAATTGA
- a CDS encoding TIGR02281 family clan AA aspartic protease, with the protein MDGNQKIAKTMTYIAWISGLIVMTLFFNHFLSKQENPNTRPESYQQNGNAVVMLQQNRAGHYVTNGYINGYQVKFLLDTGATQVSIPATVAEKIGLNAGYSQSVNTANGVIEVFSTRLDSLTIGELAFYDLSANINPYMQGDTILLGMNALKQIKLVQQGKTLTLSEY; encoded by the coding sequence ATGGATGGAAATCAAAAAATTGCCAAAACCATGACTTATATCGCCTGGATCAGTGGGTTAATTGTCATGACTCTATTCTTCAACCATTTTTTATCGAAACAAGAAAACCCTAATACACGCCCCGAAAGTTACCAGCAAAATGGCAATGCAGTTGTTATGTTGCAACAAAATCGTGCTGGTCACTATGTTACCAATGGTTATATAAATGGTTATCAGGTAAAATTTTTACTCGATACTGGCGCGACACAGGTATCCATTCCAGCAACCGTAGCCGAAAAGATTGGCTTGAATGCTGGTTATAGTCAATCTGTGAATACAGCCAATGGTGTGATTGAAGTATTTTCAACACGCCTTGATAGCTTAACCATTGGTGAACTCGCCTTCTACGACCTAAGTGCGAATATTAATCCCTATATGCAAGGTGATACTATTCTGTTAGGCATGAATGCATTAAAACAAATTAAATTAGTCCAGCAAGGCAAAACCCTCACCTTAAGTGAGTATTAG
- the nadC gene encoding carboxylating nicotinate-nucleotide diphosphorylase gives MLQQEIRRAVSTALAEDLGGQSVAEGDITANLIAAETQAKAKVISREQAVFCGKAWVDEVFHQLGDTVTVTWCVADGDLVAADQTLFTLEGPARTLLTGERNALNFVQTLSGVATLTKEYVDQLAGTKCQLLDTRKTIPGLRFAQKYAVTCGGGKNHRIGLFDAYLIKENHIMACGGIENAIAKAKELQPGKPVEVETESLEELQQALDAGADIVMIDNFDIPMMRAAVELNQGKAKLEVSGNVTIETLASFAATGVDFISVGALTKHVQATDLSMRFIK, from the coding sequence ATGTTACAACAAGAAATACGCCGCGCAGTAAGCACCGCATTAGCAGAAGACCTTGGTGGTCAAAGTGTGGCAGAAGGTGATATCACTGCAAACTTAATCGCAGCAGAAACACAAGCTAAAGCCAAAGTGATTAGTCGTGAACAAGCAGTATTTTGTGGTAAAGCCTGGGTTGATGAAGTTTTCCACCAACTCGGTGATACTGTAACAGTGACTTGGTGTGTTGCTGATGGTGATTTAGTGGCAGCGGATCAAACATTATTTACCCTAGAAGGCCCTGCTCGCACACTATTAACTGGCGAACGTAATGCATTGAACTTCGTACAAACATTATCTGGTGTTGCGACGTTAACGAAAGAATATGTCGATCAATTAGCAGGTACAAAATGTCAGTTGCTTGATACCCGTAAGACAATCCCGGGTCTACGCTTTGCACAAAAATATGCTGTGACTTGTGGTGGCGGTAAAAACCACCGTATCGGCCTATTCGATGCTTATCTGATTAAAGAAAACCACATCATGGCCTGTGGTGGCATTGAAAACGCCATTGCTAAAGCAAAAGAATTACAACCTGGTAAGCCTGTTGAAGTAGAAACAGAAAGTCTGGAAGAGCTACAGCAAGCATTAGACGCTGGCGCAGATATTGTGATGATCGATAACTTTGATATCCCAATGATGCGTGCTGCGGTTGAATTAAATCAAGGTAAAGCGAAATTAGAAGTATCAGGAAATGTAACAATTGAAACACTCGCAAGCTTTGCGGCGACCGGTGTTGATTTCATCTCTGTGGGTGCGTTAACAAAACACGTACAAGCAACTGATCTATCGATGCGCTTTATTAAATAA